The Pirellulales bacterium genome includes a window with the following:
- a CDS encoding DUF1501 domain-containing protein, producing MSHRNRTWQATRRELLQGGIAAACGISLSGWFDALAARAADATGRRRACILLWMPGGPSQLDTFDPKPGEKNGGPFKAIETNVPGIQICEHLPKMAQQADKLAIVRSMSTKEGDHDRATYYLRTGNQPGSPVDYPSIGALLGKELGGDVDSELPRSVSIAGYRFISTAAFGSGFLGPRFAPVHVGALPMQPIDPNQEGDPYERMFQVRNLERPQDLAVEHQSSRLELLGTLESDFLAHRRGPVAEARAAAYAGAQRMMEGSLRTAFKLSDEDAALRDRYGRTPFGQGCLLARRLIERGVPFVEVGMNGAGTNDISGWDTHQDNFNRLQPMLGVLDNGWSTLMTDLAERGLLETTLVIWMGEFGRTPVINSNNGRDHFPAAWSSVLAGGGIRGGQVVGRTTDNGMEVAERPVAAPDLMATIVRALGLDPTKQNMSNVGRPIRLAEPDAKPIEECLS from the coding sequence ATGAGTCACCGCAATCGCACGTGGCAGGCCACGCGGCGCGAGTTATTACAGGGCGGGATCGCGGCCGCCTGCGGAATCTCCCTATCCGGATGGTTCGACGCTTTGGCGGCGCGCGCGGCCGACGCCACCGGCAGACGACGCGCTTGCATTCTGCTGTGGATGCCCGGCGGACCCAGCCAGCTCGACACCTTCGATCCCAAGCCCGGTGAAAAAAATGGCGGGCCGTTCAAGGCCATCGAGACCAACGTCCCGGGTATTCAGATTTGTGAACACCTGCCCAAAATGGCTCAGCAGGCCGACAAGCTGGCCATCGTCCGTTCGATGAGCACCAAGGAAGGCGATCACGATCGAGCGACCTATTACCTCCGCACCGGCAATCAGCCCGGCAGCCCGGTCGACTATCCGTCGATCGGGGCGCTCTTGGGGAAAGAGTTGGGCGGCGACGTCGACAGCGAGCTGCCGCGCAGCGTAAGCATCGCCGGCTATCGGTTTATCAGCACGGCCGCCTTTGGGTCGGGATTCCTGGGACCGCGATTCGCGCCGGTTCACGTGGGCGCCTTACCCATGCAGCCGATCGATCCGAACCAGGAAGGCGACCCGTACGAGCGCATGTTCCAGGTGCGCAACTTGGAACGCCCGCAGGACCTTGCTGTCGAACATCAATCGTCGCGGCTGGAGTTGCTCGGGACGCTCGAGTCCGACTTCCTCGCTCACCGCCGCGGCCCGGTCGCCGAGGCCCGCGCGGCCGCATATGCCGGCGCGCAGCGGATGATGGAAGGCAGCCTGCGCACGGCGTTCAAGCTTTCGGACGAAGATGCGGCGCTGCGCGATCGCTATGGCCGCACGCCCTTTGGCCAGGGCTGCCTGCTGGCCCGCAGGCTCATCGAGCGCGGAGTGCCGTTCGTCGAAGTCGGGATGAACGGCGCGGGCACCAACGACATCTCCGGCTGGGACACCCACCAGGACAATTTCAACCGGCTCCAGCCGATGTTGGGCGTGCTCGATAACGGCTGGTCGACGCTCATGACGGACCTGGCCGAGCGCGGCCTGCTCGAAACGACACTCGTGATCTGGATGGGCGAATTCGGCCGCACGCCGGTCATCAATTCCAACAACGGCCGCGATCATTTCCCGGCCGCCTGGTCGAGCGTGCTGGCCGGTGGGGGCATTCGGGGTGGCCAGGTTGTCGGCCGCACGACCGACAACGGCATGGAAGTCGCCGAGCGACCCGTCGCCGCGCCCGACCTGATGGCCACGATCGTCCGGGCGCTGGGGCTCGACCCGACGAAACAGAACATGTCCAACGTGGGCCGGCCGATCCGCCTGGCCGAGCCCGACGCCAAGCCGATCGAGGAGTGCCTGTCATGA
- a CDS encoding DUF1549 and DUF1553 domain-containing protein: MWRAVLRPLSPSWRRCLGFAVLLLSCELGGRVFCHGAEVAASSASDFQSRGQSTLDYVTADAAAVLALRPNDVLDLPLLRVLQGYLDLGVITAPLPLTFIDQYTAAFLKPDPSRPPGRGLVFDLNIFRTRKAIDWEKKLKALSGQLQPVSFKDTTYYRISSGRTFFWPADAYHFVVADEWCMQRAIDRGPAEMHDDLPWSNVWPKIAQAPIVVAIDPAWVLPKLDQVANQGPAKMIGPAVKGLLKDAQSLACTMHLDGSNIHAETWLTCADEEAAKKRLQGLKSMLGLAKQLAFPKNKPGTPVPAPANGNRSDSAMTMVANLLAKPEFVVDGTSARIVAETQGTRAEGIFIVVSAANIAFGEIANAGDLLSVANASEETAPVPAGVLQAVEAAEAEAARAKGQTPRPVTDAWEAPRRTAARIDEQLAAAWSRAQIQPAALADEAELHRRVWLDLAGVIPPVAEVRAYLADNSSDKYERLIDRLLAGPLYPRSFAARWRSVLVPEAETNRQLANFVIGDEMWLQNALRANQPYDALVRAFVEAPLGTEQQPTNPFAASDRPAAPLGYYFAKQGKPENIAAGITRAFLGVRVECAQCHDHPFADWKRKQFWGLAAFFAGIAQQQPGNQFSALLEKPLPQAEIVISGTEQIVPAAFIDDRQPDWKTGESPRAAFAQWLTSRENPWFARAAVNRVWAQLFGVGFVDPVDDFDPNNPPSHPEILELLAGDFVEHDFDLRHLLRSVLLTRAYRATSARQDETPVDPRMFNGMPLRGLTREQVLDSVAQATGAPASPVRFTQFFVINDLTESFLSSPDKPTEFEMSVAQALTLMNGQTVTGATSLNDSLTLMAAAELPGLTPQQRIETLYLATLSRPPRAEELQRLLAYVEAGEQRQALADVFWALLNSSEFLFNH, encoded by the coding sequence ATGTGGCGGGCAGTTCTTCGGCCCTTGTCGCCGAGCTGGCGACGTTGCCTGGGCTTCGCGGTTCTATTGCTATCGTGCGAGCTGGGCGGGCGCGTGTTCTGCCACGGCGCCGAGGTGGCTGCCAGCTCCGCGAGTGATTTCCAATCCCGTGGGCAAAGTACGCTGGACTATGTCACGGCCGATGCCGCGGCCGTTCTGGCACTGCGTCCCAACGATGTACTCGATCTCCCGCTGCTGAGAGTCTTGCAGGGCTACTTGGATCTCGGTGTGATTACCGCGCCGCTGCCGCTAACCTTCATCGATCAGTACACGGCCGCCTTCCTGAAGCCAGACCCGAGCCGGCCGCCCGGCCGCGGCCTTGTGTTCGACCTGAACATTTTCCGCACGCGTAAGGCCATCGATTGGGAGAAGAAGCTCAAGGCGTTGTCCGGGCAGCTTCAGCCGGTGAGCTTCAAGGACACGACCTACTACCGCATCTCCAGCGGCAGAACGTTTTTCTGGCCGGCCGATGCCTACCACTTTGTGGTTGCCGACGAATGGTGCATGCAGCGGGCGATCGACCGCGGGCCGGCCGAGATGCACGACGACCTGCCCTGGTCCAATGTCTGGCCAAAGATCGCGCAGGCTCCGATCGTCGTCGCCATCGATCCGGCCTGGGTGCTGCCCAAGCTGGACCAAGTCGCCAACCAAGGGCCGGCCAAAATGATCGGACCGGCCGTCAAGGGCTTGCTCAAAGATGCTCAATCTCTGGCGTGCACGATGCATCTCGACGGCAGCAACATACATGCCGAGACCTGGCTGACCTGCGCCGACGAGGAAGCGGCCAAAAAGCGCTTGCAGGGGCTCAAAAGCATGTTGGGGCTGGCCAAACAACTGGCGTTCCCCAAGAACAAACCAGGGACGCCCGTGCCGGCACCTGCGAATGGAAATCGCTCAGACAGTGCCATGACCATGGTCGCAAATCTGTTGGCGAAGCCCGAGTTTGTCGTCGACGGTACGTCGGCGCGCATCGTCGCAGAAACGCAGGGCACCCGCGCCGAAGGCATCTTCATCGTCGTCTCGGCGGCCAATATCGCCTTTGGCGAAATCGCAAACGCAGGGGATCTGCTCTCCGTAGCGAACGCTTCCGAGGAAACGGCTCCCGTTCCGGCCGGTGTACTGCAAGCCGTCGAAGCCGCCGAGGCCGAAGCCGCGCGGGCCAAGGGGCAGACTCCCCGTCCGGTGACCGATGCGTGGGAAGCGCCGCGCCGGACCGCGGCGCGCATCGATGAGCAACTTGCCGCCGCCTGGAGCAGAGCGCAGATCCAGCCCGCCGCATTGGCGGACGAAGCCGAATTGCATCGCCGTGTCTGGCTCGATCTGGCGGGCGTGATACCACCGGTTGCCGAAGTCCGGGCTTATCTGGCCGACAACTCGAGCGACAAATACGAACGGCTGATCGACCGCTTACTGGCAGGGCCGTTGTACCCGCGCAGTTTCGCCGCGCGTTGGCGCTCGGTCCTCGTTCCCGAGGCAGAGACCAACCGTCAACTCGCCAATTTCGTCATCGGGGACGAAATGTGGCTGCAAAACGCGCTGCGCGCAAACCAGCCTTACGACGCCTTGGTAAGGGCCTTCGTGGAAGCCCCCCTCGGCACAGAACAACAGCCCACCAATCCGTTCGCGGCAAGTGATCGTCCGGCGGCGCCGCTGGGGTACTATTTTGCCAAGCAGGGCAAACCCGAGAATATCGCCGCCGGGATCACCCGGGCGTTCCTCGGCGTGCGCGTCGAATGCGCCCAATGCCACGACCATCCGTTCGCCGATTGGAAACGGAAGCAGTTCTGGGGGCTGGCGGCTTTCTTCGCCGGCATCGCCCAACAGCAGCCCGGCAATCAGTTTTCCGCCCTTCTCGAAAAGCCCTTGCCCCAGGCGGAAATCGTCATCTCGGGCACGGAACAAATCGTGCCGGCCGCGTTCATCGACGACCGCCAGCCCGATTGGAAAACCGGGGAATCGCCGCGTGCCGCTTTTGCCCAATGGTTGACATCGCGGGAGAATCCCTGGTTTGCCCGCGCCGCGGTCAATCGCGTGTGGGCCCAATTGTTCGGCGTCGGGTTCGTCGATCCGGTCGATGATTTCGATCCGAACAATCCGCCGAGCCATCCGGAGATCCTCGAACTGCTGGCCGGGGACTTTGTCGAGCACGATTTCGACCTGCGGCATCTACTGCGCAGCGTGCTGCTCACGCGCGCCTACCGTGCCACCAGCGCTCGCCAGGACGAGACGCCGGTCGATCCGCGCATGTTCAACGGCATGCCGCTGCGTGGCCTGACTCGCGAACAAGTGCTCGACTCGGTCGCTCAGGCCACAGGCGCGCCGGCGTCTCCGGTGCGGTTCACGCAGTTTTTTGTCATCAACGATCTGACCGAGTCTTTCCTCAGTTCGCCGGACAAGCCGACCGAGTTCGAGATGTCCGTGGCCCAGGCGCTGACCCTCATGAACGGGCAGACGGTGACCGGCGCCACGAGCTTGAACGACAGCCTGACTTTGATGGCTGCGGCCGAATTGCCTGGGCTGACTCCACAGCAGCGGATCGAAACGCTGTATCTGGCCACCTTGTCGCGACCACCGCGTGCCGAGGAATTGCAGAGATTGTTGGCATACGTCGAGGCGGGAGAGCAGCGCCAGGCACTGGCCGACGTGTTCTGGGCATTGCTCAATTCGAGCGAATTCTTGTTCAACCACTAG